From the genome of Candidatus Electrothrix communis, one region includes:
- a CDS encoding sigma-54 dependent transcriptional regulator, with amino-acid sequence MHTILVVDDEPNYLIVLSELLRDEGYEVFTADSGQTGLKMARENDLDLVISDMKMPGMDGIALLSKLKEFNKRLPVILITAYAEVGKAVEAMHLGAFTYLAKPFSNEELLASACKAVEHYGMVREIKRLRSEATFTSGFGGMIGKNPNMLVVYRLIEKVAPTPSSVLVTGESGTGKELVARAVHNLSERRDAPFISVNCAALSEHLLESELFGHEKGAFTDASAMRKGRFELADSGTLFLDEIGEMTPALQAKLLRVLQERSFERVGGNTTISIDVRILAATNKDLKDEVEQGKFRNDLFYRLNVIHIHMPPLRERLDDIPALVHYFLQKNGVRLGREKNEISPEAMRLLVSLPWEGNIRELENTIERAAILCNEGRIDAEDVQPDTSQMPGIQEWSSGLELGQFIPEGLSLSEVLSGIEEKLVRQALEEANNIQARAAEKLGITKSLLQYKMKKYNLQRKKKS; translated from the coding sequence ATGCACACTATTCTAGTAGTTGATGACGAACCGAATTACCTGATTGTCCTTTCTGAACTGTTACGTGATGAAGGATACGAAGTCTTTACCGCAGACAGCGGCCAGACAGGATTGAAAATGGCCAGGGAAAACGACCTGGATCTGGTTATAAGCGATATGAAAATGCCGGGCATGGACGGTATCGCTCTGCTGAGTAAATTAAAAGAATTCAACAAGCGGCTACCGGTCATCCTGATCACCGCCTATGCCGAGGTCGGCAAAGCGGTTGAAGCTATGCATCTTGGTGCCTTCACCTACCTGGCCAAGCCCTTTTCCAATGAGGAATTGCTGGCATCGGCCTGTAAAGCGGTAGAGCATTACGGCATGGTGCGTGAGATTAAACGTCTGCGCAGTGAAGCCACTTTCACGTCGGGTTTCGGCGGCATGATCGGCAAAAACCCGAATATGCTGGTCGTCTATCGATTGATTGAAAAGGTTGCGCCCACGCCCTCCTCTGTACTTGTCACCGGTGAATCCGGGACGGGCAAGGAGCTGGTGGCCCGGGCTGTTCATAACCTGAGCGAGCGCAGGGATGCACCGTTTATCTCAGTCAACTGTGCAGCCCTTTCCGAGCATCTGCTGGAGAGCGAGTTATTCGGTCATGAAAAAGGAGCCTTTACCGATGCATCTGCCATGCGCAAGGGGCGTTTTGAGTTGGCCGACTCTGGCACGCTCTTTCTTGATGAGATCGGGGAAATGACCCCGGCCTTACAGGCCAAGTTGCTGCGGGTGCTCCAGGAACGATCCTTTGAGCGGGTAGGGGGGAATACCACTATTTCCATAGATGTTCGTATTCTTGCAGCAACCAATAAAGACCTGAAAGACGAGGTAGAGCAGGGGAAATTTCGAAACGACCTCTTTTATCGTCTTAATGTGATTCATATCCATATGCCGCCCTTGCGGGAACGACTGGACGATATTCCGGCCCTGGTTCATTATTTTCTTCAAAAAAACGGAGTACGGCTCGGAAGGGAAAAGAACGAGATTTCTCCAGAGGCCATGCGTTTGCTCGTCAGCCTGCCCTGGGAGGGGAATATCCGGGAGCTGGAAAACACTATTGAGCGGGCTGCTATTCTTTGTAATGAAGGTCGCATTGATGCAGAAGATGTCCAGCCGGACACCAGTCAGATGCCTGGTATACAGGAATGGAGTTCCGGACTTGAACTGGGCCAGTTTATTCCTGAGGGCCTCAGTCTCTCCGAGGTATTGAGCGGTATTGAGGAAAAATTGGTCCGTCAGGCCTTAGAAGAGGCAAATAATATCCAGGCCAGAGCAGCTGAAAAGCTTGGTATTACCAAGAGCCTGCTGCAATACAAAATGAAGAAATATAATTTGCAGCGAAAAAAGAAATCATAG
- a CDS encoding PHP domain-containing protein, whose translation MCVELHTHSVYSDGTATPAELVQMAADRKLQGFSLTDHDTVEGVQEAIHHGQELGIPVVSGIEISATHRQYSLHILGYGIDPNNQELLDWLVRLQQGRIERNRNILEKLAKMGISITDQELEQVSGCGQAGRPHIARLLQEKGYVTNTQQAFSTYLGRNKPAWCSRYASRASEAIAILHQAGGIAVLAHPGIIDKGMKELPMLFQELVERGLDGVEVFYPTHSRKVKKRLQILAGRYNLLCTGGSDYHGDLHGRRFAGEAGAICPPDSIMVELLERLQYVQQ comes from the coding sequence ATGTGTGTTGAACTCCATACTCACTCTGTTTATTCCGACGGTACTGCTACCCCTGCCGAACTGGTTCAAATGGCTGCGGACCGCAAGCTCCAAGGATTTTCTTTGACAGATCATGATACTGTTGAGGGTGTGCAGGAGGCAATTCACCACGGCCAAGAGCTCGGTATACCGGTTGTCAGTGGTATTGAGATCAGCGCCACGCATCGTCAGTATTCATTACATATTTTAGGATACGGTATTGATCCAAATAATCAGGAGCTTCTCGACTGGTTAGTCCGTCTGCAACAGGGACGAATTGAACGTAATAGAAATATCCTTGAGAAGTTAGCAAAAATGGGCATTTCTATTACTGACCAAGAGCTGGAACAGGTTTCAGGATGCGGCCAGGCTGGTCGTCCCCATATTGCCAGATTGCTGCAAGAAAAGGGCTATGTAACTAATACCCAACAGGCCTTTTCCACTTATCTGGGGCGGAATAAACCTGCCTGGTGCAGCCGTTATGCCTCCCGAGCCTCGGAAGCTATTGCGATTCTTCATCAGGCTGGCGGGATAGCCGTGCTTGCCCATCCCGGAATAATTGATAAGGGCATGAAAGAGTTGCCCATGCTTTTTCAGGAACTGGTGGAAAGAGGACTTGATGGAGTAGAGGTATTCTATCCCACCCACAGCAGGAAGGTAAAAAAACGCTTACAGATTCTCGCGGGGAGATATAATTTGCTCTGTACCGGAGGCAGTGATTACCACGGAGACCTTCACGGTAGGCGGTTTGCCGGAGAAGCTGGTGCTATCTGTCCGCCGGATTCAATAATGGTTGAACTCCTTGAACGATTGCAATATGTTCAGCAATGA